CCTCCATTAGTGCACTGTGAAACTAAATGGAGAAATTCACAGTTAAACAAGTTATACAATATAGTGGTCCCTCAGGACACAATATGAGGATTATAAAACTAGAATGTCCTGTTGTAAATTTGCTGGCAAAAATAAAGGTACAAACAAACTGTTTCCAGTACACCACAACTTCTCCTTCAGGGGAAAAATAGAAAGGTTTTTTATAACGATTGTGTGGATGGTTGAGAATCAGACTCCCCTGGGTGAGAGGTGTTAGAACCAAATAACCCACTCCCCCTTTAAAGCATGTTTTCCAGACCCTGTATCAACTCAGGGAATCTTAGAGAGAATTGTCAAACAAATGTCTTAATGAGGTACAGGCTCTTGAAACAGAAACAAAAATGACCTGACGTTATCTGTGTTTGACACTGTGTAGGAAATCCAGCCCAGATGTGTGGGACTCTAAGTCCTCGCTTTCTCATTTTAAAAAAATCAGGCAACTGACCAATGAATAAGTGGAGAACTTTTACACTGAGGAACAGGAAGTTACCAGTTCCAGTATGTACGGAGGGTTGACTGAGGCTGGAGAAGATGTGAACTAAttagtgtttaagtgtgtgtgtgtgtgtgtgtgtgtgtgtgtgtgtgtgtgtgtgtgtgtgtgtgtgtgtgtgtgtgtgtgtgtgtgtgtgtgtgtgtgtgtgtgtgtgtgtgtgtctgtgtgtagtaaTTAGTTGACAGATAAAACAACACCTCGTGGCACAaagtggactgtgaagagacacacacaaacacacacactgtaatacTTTAATACTGTTGTATTGTAGTATTGTAACATTTCTGTTGTAGATGTGTGAGGATATAGTAATGATGTAATGTCTTGTATGATGTTTTGTTTATGATGTGTTATTTTATTTATGATGTAGgattaaaacaaaaatgtatcctgctcggaccccaggaagaggaaCTGctgatggggatcctaataaatacaaagACAAAAAAAGCTCCTGTCCTTGTTCTATCTAGCCAGAACACAGCTGACCAGCTGAACAGTCTCAACTACAGTTTCTAGACTAAACATAACCTCATGGCAATGACAGGTGACTTGTCATGCCTAATACCGCATTACATTACTGTGTTTACGCTATCAGACCCACATGCCAAGTGCTGCATTACAGGGGACTAGGATGGCGTCAAAGACAGATGAGATTCTGGTTGGTCTGCGATGAAAACTTAAGCATAAGCCAACACAACTGCCACTTCTCGCTCCAGAGTTGGAGTGGCCTACCAGGAATTATGGCATTAAGTGGCATGGCATCGCAGACAGATATGTGAATCCAGCTCAGTTAGGAATAGGgcagtcacacacagacaaacatacagGCCCAACGACAGTCACTTTTCTGCCTAGAGTGGAGGGTGATGGTGAGGCCTGCCGGGAGGCCTGATCTAGTAATCCAGTCTAGGTAGCAAAGCCTCACTGATAGTAAGATGTTTATTTTTGCCGGTTTAAGGAAAAACTATATTGCCGCCTTAGTGGGCCAAGACAGGTTACCTTGAGAATTGAAAACACTGCGTTCAGAAAGAGGGCACCCTGAGGAGGAAAACCCCCCTCCCGTCCAAACATGGCTACGGACACAGCAGAGGGTGTTAATGGCCTGggtctaaaataaatatgaaGGAAATTGGCTGTGCAGTGTAGTGCCATCGTTCTGGGTAGAAGTTGCCCTTAGGCACATATCTAGGATTTAAAAAATGAACTCGCCCAAATCCTGACCTGAGCCATTGGGGTGGGTGCCTAGTCATGTGTATCGGGGGCAGCTTCATTCTTCAACTACGTAGGCACTGTGGATTTATACCAGTACAGTATTCTGTGGCACATTCCAAAGGCGTAAAACTTTGCTCTTTCCGTCAATAGAATGCATACAATTGGCCCATAATCCTTATCTCTAACTAAGACAATTCATTACCCATACACTGTATTTAGCAACCACAAACCCTCTTGGATAAATATGTGATGATAAATTCTTGCCTGTTATTCCTCTCAAGCCAGAGAGAACTGaggctcagagacagagagatatcagATATGTCTGAACAGTAATGCAACAAACATACAGCCACAGCCCAGGGCCCGACAACTTTGTGCTTCAAATGCATATTTGGACCTGTCTCATCTGTCATTCGCATGTGTGTCGGCCCTATTAACAGGACGCATGGGGAAATGGATGCCAAAGCAACcatcacacacatgcatattcacTGCAGTGATATACAAGAAGAGAAAACAATGTGTGCTTATCATTACAGCATGGAATAAGAATGCGTTGCGAATGGTCCTCATTAGATGTTTTGATTTGGTTAAAGACAATGTGGAAAATAATAATAGGATTACAATGTGCTGTATAAAGGCCTTTCGTTTTTAAAGCTTTTCGTGCCTTGTGCCTTTTATGACCGATTTAGCTCTGTACCTGTTAACTCTTTTGGTGACATGCTGAAGCAGCCAAAGACTGCTATAATCCCCcaattatctctttctctctctttcctcccctctctttctttacctctctcactctctctttcttcatctcATCCTTTCCTTTCCTGTCTCACTCACAGACATAGATACCCCCTTGAAGTGGACGCCCAATCTCCTCGAAATCCTTCTCACACAAGCAAACACCACTTTCAAGAAGTCCGTCAGCCCCCTCCTCTTTCTTCCCCTTCtttcctccctcccactctctgtcACAGCTTCCCACACACCGAGGTGGGTCTTTGGCATCCTCATGcaccctctctcgccctctcttctCTCAGAATTCTTATAGCTCAGGATAGCGATGAGGTTAGCTGTGCTCTGCGTGTGCGGGACCCTGCTGGCCTTCTCCACGCCCCCTGGGAACTATGCAAACCTCAGCAAGGGAGACTTTAATTGGGGTACAGAATCTGGGAGCTGCTTGGTAACTATAAAGCCTGCAGGGAAGTgtgggggagaggggatggaCGAGGACGCATGCCCCTACCGAGTGACCCTGCCACCGCTGGATGTAATGCTGCCCCGGCAGCTCAGGGAATTGGAGAggactgtgaaggaggtgcagagGCTAAAGGAGACCGTGGAGCAGCTGAAGAGAGCCTGCATGGAGTGCAGGATAAGCCAGATGGAGCGggcgagagagaggctgggggacagagagaaggagaaggtgagattgggagagagggagaaggagaaagaggggaagaaggagggggagaagaagacagagagacagggagacagagaaaggaagATGGAGATGgacaaggagggagagggggcaagaggcagggagagaacaattgtggaagagagagagggagtggaggagagggccaGGGAGATTGAGAACAATATTGTTGAGATAAGAAAGAGAGAACGggagaaagagtgggagagagagtgggagcgggaaaaggagagagaaagagggggaaacaGGGaatgggggatagagagggagagaaaaattgAGAATGAgaccaagagagaggagagaagggagccagggatggagaaggagaacATTTTagaaggggaaagggggagagggggagagatagagaaaaaCAGTGGGAGTGAAAATGAAAGAGAGACGTTATGGGAAACGAAGGTGGAAACCGAGGAGAGTCAGGGGGATAAGGTAAGGGAGAAGGATCTGGAGcatgagagtagagagaaagaagagagagggcgGGGAAATAGGGAACAGATCGGGGAGAAGGGACAACATCaggtggagatagagagggaaagggaggggaagatagagaaagagagtgaaaaaaagaaagagaaggagaggcagaGCCAACATCCTTGGCAAGGGAAGAAGACCCAGGGAGAGAAAGAATGgcagaagaagaaagagagagagaagcaaaccccgagccacagacagacagaaaaaaagaaagagaatcagagagaggagacagtaaagAAGATAGAGAAAGTGGTAGAAAAAAGAGTCCAAAAAGTGCAGAGACACAGCATAGTGGTGATGACAGATGGGTCAAGTGATAATCAGGACATAGCCTCAACTAGCCCAAGCACTGGTTTGACACAGGGCTCAATCCCCAGACCTCACTCCTCAGGACCAGACCAAACATCCACCTCCATCTCAGGCCCTGCCACCAATCCCAGCCCAGGATCTAGATCAGACACTGCCAGTGGATATATTCCAAGTCCTTCCTCCAGCTCAACCTCTAGCCCAAGATTTTCCTCCATCTCCAGCACAAGGAAAAGCTCAATTCTTTACATAAGCTCAAGTCAAAGGACCATCTCCTCTTTACCTCGCCAAGGAGCCACCAGGTCTGACCCCATCACAACCCCAAGTTCAGGCACCAGCTACAGGACTGACAGAACCATCCCAAGTATCAAAACAAGCTCAAACCAAACAACCATCAGCTCATCAAAAAGGATTATTAGCCCAAGAAACAGACCTTCCCAGAAGTACAAGCCCAACCAAACTATCCAGGCCATCAGACCTGGCCTTAAGCCCATACCACCCAGCCTGACTAGCTCCTCCAACCTCAGCTCACGGACCACCACCAGCTCCAGCACTGCACGGACAATGACTGACAAAAACCCAGGACCCAGCCCAACAATTACCAGGTCATGGTGGAACCCAAGGCCTAGCACAAAGCCAAAATCTGGGCCACAGCCCAGTCCAGGCCTAAAGCCCAGACACAGCGTAAAGCCTAAAGATGAACGAAAACCTAAACCAGGCGAAAAGCCAATCTCAGGCCTTAGACCTAAACCTGGACCAAAACCAAAGCATGTCCTAAAGCCCAGGCCACCCAGCCCAACCAGCTCCTCCAGCTTCAATCAGAAGACCGCTTCCAGAACTGACTCAACttcaaccaccaccactagcctTATCCCTGGGATCAGCTTTACAAGACCCAGTCTACAGACCACTAAGACAAGTACCAACCAAAGCAGCACCACACTGGGACACTCTTCAGCCACCACCACTAGTCCTAGCTCAAAGATTACCAGCCCAAGCTTCAAGATGACTAGTTCCAGGCCTGGGGCAAGCAGTAGCAATAGCCCAACTCCAGGAACTTCAACCACTGCTCAATATAGCCCTAGGGCCACCAGTCCAAGCGCCAGAATTGGGTACTTGTCAACCCCCAGACCCGGTCTAAAGCCAAAACCAGGAGCAAAGCCTATTCCAGGCCCCAGAACCAAACCTGGACCAAAACCAAAGCCCATACCATCCAGCTCTGTCCCAGCGATCACTCCCAGACCTGGCTCAACTCCAGACAACAGCACAAGCCTCAGCCCAAATACCACCAGTCCAGGATCCTATATTACCAGCTCCAGCCCAAGGATTAGTAATACAAGCCATAGTCTAGGGAGTCTTAACAGCACAATGCCAAGACACTTTCCAGCAACCACCACTAGCCCAACGACTTCCAGTTCATGCATCCAGACTAGCTCTTCCAGCTCAAGTTCAACTCCAGCAATTACGACCACCATTAGCCGCAGCCCAGGAACCAGCTTCACTAGCCTCATCTCAATGACCACCAGTAGCAGCACCAGCCCTGAGATGACACCTGCCCAAAACCCTGAACACAGCACAATGACTACCAGAACTTGGATTACGCCCAGACCTGGCCTAAAGCCCAAACCAGGAGCAAAACCCATTCCAGGCACCAGACCTAAACCTGGACCAACACCAAAGCCTGTCCTAAAGCCCAGACGACCCAGCTCATCAAGCTCTAGCCCAAAGACCAATCCAAGAACTGGCTCAACttcaaccaccaccactagcctTAGCCCTGGGATCAGCTGTACAATACCCCGTCTACAGACTACTAAGACAAGTACCAGCGAAAGCAGCACCAGACCGGGACACTCTTCAGTACCCACCACAAGCCTTAGCCCAAAGATTTCCAGTTCAAGGATACCGACCAGCTCTTCCAGCTCAAATTCAACTCCAGCAACTACAACCACCACAAGCCGCAGCCCAAGGACCAGCTTCACTAGCCTCAGCTCAAGGACCACCAGTGCCAGTCCCAGCCATGAGACAACGTCTGCCCAAAACCCTGAACCCAACACAGTGACTACCAGACCGTGGATTAagcccagaccaggcctacagcCCAGGCCTGGACTAAAGCCTAAACCAGGCACAAAACCCATTCCAGGCCAGAGACACAAACCTGGACAAAAACCAAAGCATGTCCTAAAgcccagaccacccagcccaaCCAGCTCCTCCAGCTTCAACCCTAAGACCACTTCCAGAACTGGCTCAACttcaaccaccaccactagcctTAGCCATGGAATCAGCTTTACAAGACCCATACTACAGACCACTAGGACAAGTAGGAACCAAAGCAGCACCACACTGGGACACTCTTCAGCCCCCACAACTAGTCCGAGCTCAAAGATTACCAGCCCAAGCTACAGGACAACTAGTTCCAGCCCTGGGgccagcagtaacagtagcccaACTCCAGGAACTTCAACCCCTGCTAGATCTAGCCCTAGGACCACCAGTCCAAGTGCCAGAATTGGGTTATTGTGGACCCATAGACCTGGCCTAAAGCCAAAACCAGGTGCAAAGCCCATTCCAGGCCGCAGAACAAAACCTGGACCCAAACCAAAGCCTGTCCTAAAGCCCACACCATCAAGCCCAACTGGCTTTTCCAGCTCTGTCCCAGAGATCACTCCCAGACCTGGCTCAACTCCAGACAACAGCACAAGCCTCAGCCCAAATACCACCAGTCCAGGATCCTTTACTACCAGCTCCAGCCCAGGGATTAGTAATTCAAGCCCCAGTCTAGGCAGTCTTAGAAGTACAATGGCAAGGCACTCTCCAGCAACCACCACTAGCTCTCGCCCAAATATTTCCAGTTCAAGCATCCCAACTAGCTCTTCCAGCTCAAGTTCAACTACTGCAACTACAACCACCGCTAGCCGCAGCCCAGGAACCAGCTTCACTAGCCTCAGCTCAAGGACCACCAGTACCAGCTCCATCCCTGAGACGACATCTGCTCAAAAACCTGAACCGAGCACAATGACTACCAGACCTTGGATTAAGCCCAGACCTGGCATGAAGCCCAAACCAGGCACAAAACCCAAACCAGTTACAAAACCCATTCCAGGCCCCAGACTCAAACCTGGACCAAAACCAAAGCCTGTCCAAAAgcccagaccacccagcccaaCCAGCTCCTCCAGCTTCAACCCTAAGACTGCTTCCAGAACTGGTTCAACttcaaccaccaccactagcctTAGCCCTGGAATCAGCTTTACAAGACTCAGTCTACAGATCCCTAAGTCAAGTACCAACCAAAGCAGCACCACACTGGGTCACTCTTCAGCCACCACCACTAGTCCTAGCTCAAAGATGAACAGCCCAAGCTTCAAGACAACTACTTCTGGCCATGGGGCCAGTAGTACCAGTAGCCCAACTCCAGGAACTTCAACCCCTGCTAGATCTAGCCCTAGGACCACCAGTCCAAGTGCCAGAATTGGGTCCTTGTGGACCCATAGACCTGGCCTAAAGCCAAAACCAGGTGCAAAGCCTATTCCAGGCCCCAGAACAAAACCTGGACCCATACCAAAGCCTGTCCTAAAGCCCACACCATCAAGCCCAACTGGCTTTTCCAGCTCTGTTCCAGAGATCACTCCCAGACCTGGCTCAACTCCAGACAAGAGCACAAGCCTCAGCACAAATACCACCAGTCCAGGATCCTTTACTACCAGCTCCAGCCCAAGGATTAGTAATACAAGCCCCAGTCTAGCAAGTCTTAGAAGTACAATGGCAAAGCATTCTCCAGCAACCACCACTAGCTCTCGCCCAAATATTTTCAGTTCAAGCATCCCAACTAGCTCTTCCAGCTCAAGTTCAACTACTGCAACTACAACCACCGCTAGCCGCAGCCCAGGAACCAGCTTCCCTAGCCTCAGCTCAAGGACCACCAGTACCAGCTCCAACCCTGAGACGACATCTGCTCAAAAACCTGAACCGAGCACAATGACTACCAGACCTTGGATTAAGCCCAGACCTGGCATGAAGCCCAAACCAGGCACAAAACCCAAACCAGTTACAAAACCCATTCCAGGCCCCAGACTCAAACCTGGACCAAAACCAAAGCCTGTCCAAAAgcccagaccacccagcccaaCCAGCTCCTCCAGCTTCAACCCTAAGACTGCTTCCAGAACTGGTTCAACttcaaccaccaccactagcctTAGCCCTGGAATCAGCTTTACAAGACTCAGTCTACAGATCCCTAAGTCAAGTACCAACCAAAGCAGCACCACACTGGGACACTCTTCAGCCACCACCACTAGTCCTAGCTCAAAGATTACCAGCCCAAGCTTCAAGACAACTACTTCCGGCCATGGGGCCAGCAGTACCAGTAGCCCAACTCCAGGAACTTCAACCCCTGCTAGATCTAGCCCTAGGACCACCAGTCCAAGTGCCAGAATTCGGTCCTTGTGGACCCATAGACCTGGCCTAAAGCCAAAACCAGGTGCAAAGCCTATTCCAGGCCCCAGAACAAAACCTGGACCCAAACCAAAGCCTGTCCTAAAGCCCACACCATCAAGCCCAACTGGCTTTTCCAGCTCTGTTCCAGAGATCACTCCCAGACCTGGCTCAACTCCAGACAACAGCACAAGCCTCAGCCCAAATACCACCAGTCCAGTATCCTTTACTACCAGCTCCAGCCCAAGGATTAGTAATACAAGCCCCAGTCTAGCAAGTCTTAGAAGTACAATGGCAAGGCACTCTCCAGCAACCACCACTAGCTCTCGCCCAAATATTTCAAGTTCAAGCATCCCAACTAGCTCTTCCAGCTCAAGTTCAACTACTGCAACTACAACCACCGCTAGCCGCAGCCCAGGAACCAGCTTCCCTAGCCTCAGCTCAAGGACCACCAGTACCAGCTCCAACCCTGAGATGACATCTGCTCAAAAACCTGAACCGAGCACAATGACTACCAGACCTTGGATTAAGCCCAGACCTGGCATGAAGCCCAAACCAGGCACAAAACCCAAACCAGTTACAAAACCCATTCCAGGCCCCAGACTCAAACCTGGACTAAAACCAAAGCCTGTCCAAAAgcccagaccacccagcccaaCCAGCTCCTCCAGATTCAACCCTAAGACCGCTTCCAGAACTGGTTCAACttcaaccaccaccactagcctTAGCCCTGGCATCAGCTTTACAAGACTCAGTCTACAGATCACTAAGTCAAGTACCAACCAAAGCAGCACCACACTGGGACACTCTTCAGCCACCACCACTAGTCCTAGCTCAAAGATTAACAGCCCAAGCTTCAAGACAACTACTTCCGGCCATGGGGCCAGCAGTACCAGTAGCCCAACTCCAGGAACTTCAACCACCGTGAGATCTAGCCCTAGGATCACCAGTCCAAGCACAAAAATTGGGTCCTTGTGGACCCATAGACCTGGCCAAAAGCCAAAACCAGGTGCAAAGCCTATTCCAGGCCCCAGAACAAAACCTAGACCAAAACCAAAGCCTGTCCAAAATCCCACACCAAGGAAAACTGGCTCTTCCAGCTCTGACCCAGAGATCACTCCCAGACCTGGTTCAACTCCAGACAACAGCACATGCCTCAGCCCAAATACCACCAGTCCAGGCTCCTGCACTACCAGCTACAGCCCAGGGATAAGTAATTCAAGCCCCAGTCTAGGCAGTCTTAACAGCACAACAGCAAGACACTCTCCAGCAACCACCACTAGCCCAAAGACTTCCAGTTCAAGCATCCCAACCAGCTCTGCCAGCTCAAGTTCAACTCCAGCAATTACAACCACCACTAGTCGCAGCCCAGGAACCAGCTTCCCTAGCCTCAGCTCAAGGACCACCAGTACCAGCTCCAGCCCTAAGATGACATCTGCCAAAAACCCTGAACCCAGCACAATGACTACCACACCTAGGATTAAGCCCAGACCAGACCTACACCCCAAACCTGGCCAAAAGCCCAAACCAGGCACAAAACCCATTCCAGGCCACAGACCAAAACCTGTACCAAAGTCAAAGCCTGTCCTAAAgcccagaccacccagcccaaCAAGCTCCTCCAGCTCTAGCCCAAAGACCTATCCCAGAACTGGCTCAACTTCAACAACCACTACTTGGCTTAGCCCTGGGATCAgacccaatctacacacaactaaGAAAGGTACCAGCCGAAGCAACACCACACCGGGACACTCTTCAGCCAGCACCAATAGTCCTAGCTCAAAGATTACTAGCACAAGCTACAAGACTACTAGTTCCAGCCCTGGGGACAGCATTAGCAGTAGCTCAACTACAggaactacaaccaccactagACCTAGCACAAGGACCACCAGTCCAAGCTCCAGAATTGGGTTCCGGTGGACCCCCAGACCCAGTCTAAAGGCAAAACCAGGTGCAAGGCCTGTTCTAGGCCCCAGACCCAAACCTGGACCAAAATCAAAGCCTGTCCTAAATCCCACACCATCAAGCTCAACTGGCTCTTCCCTAGCCGTCCCAGAGATAACTTCAAGAACTGGCTCAACTCTAGACACCAGCACAAAACTCAGCCCAAATACCACCAGTCCAGCCTCCTTTACTACCAATTCCAGCCCAGGGATTAGTAATCCAAGCCCCAGTCAAGGCAGTCTTAACAGCATAAGGCCAAGACAAACTCCAGCAACAACAACCATCACTAACCACAGCTCAAGGACCAGCTTCACTAGCCTCAGCTCAAGGACCACCAGTACCAGCTCCAGCCCTGAGACGACATCTGTCCAAAACCCTGAACCCAGCACAACGACTACCAGACCTAGGATTAAGCCCAGACCTGGCCTAAAGCCAAAACCAGGTGCAAAACCCAGCCAAAGTAGCACCACACTGGGACACTCTTCAGCCACCACTACTAATCCTAGCTCAACGAATACTGGCCCAAGCTATAGGACGACTAGTTCCAGCCCTAGGGCCAGCAGTAGCAGTGGCCCAACTCTAAGAAATTCAACCACCGCTAGATCTATCCCAAGGACCACCAGTTCAAGTGCCAGAATTGGGTCCTTGTGGACCCCCACACCCAGCTTAAAGCTAAAACCAGGTGCAAAGCCTATTCCAGGCCACAGACAAAAACCAGGACTGAAATCAAAGCCTGTCCTAAAGCCCACACCATCAGGTTCAACTCCAGCAACTACAATTACCACAAGCCGCAGCTCAGGGACCAGCTTCACTAGCCTTAGCTCAAGGACCACCAGTACCAGCTCCAGCCCTGGGATGACATATGCCCAAAACCTTGAACACATCACAATGACTACCAGACCTAGGATTAAGCCCAGACCTGGCCTAAAGCCCAAAGCAGGTGCAAAACCCATTCCAGGCCCTAGACCCAAACCTAGACCAAC
The Salmo salar chromosome ssa16, Ssal_v3.1, whole genome shotgun sequence DNA segment above includes these coding regions:
- the LOC106573375 gene encoding putative uncharacterized protein DDB_G0271982 yields the protein MRLAVLCVCGTLLAFSTPPGNYANLSKGDFNWGTESGSCLVTIKPAGKCGGEGMDEDACPYRVTLPPLDVMLPRQLRELERTVKEVQRLKETVEQLKRACMECRISQMERARERLGDREKEKVRLGEREKEKEGKKEGEKKTERQGDRERKMEMDKE
- the LOC106573374 gene encoding mucin-5AC; translated protein: MEKENILEGERGRGGEIEKNSGSENERETLWETKVETEESQGDKVREKDLEHESREKEERGRGNREQIGEKGQHQVEIEREREGKIEKESEKKKEKERQSQHPWQGKKTQGEKEWQKKKEREKQTPSHRQTEKKKENQREETVKKIEKVVEKRVQKVQRHSIVVMTDGSSDNQDIASTSPSTGLTQGSIPRPHSSGPDQTSTSISGPATNPSPGSRSDTASGYIPSPSSSSTSSPRFSSISSTRKSSILYISSSQRTISSLPRQGATRSDPITTPSSGTSYRTDRTIPSIKTSSNQTTISSSKRIISPRNRPSQKYKPNQTIQAIRPGLKPIPPSLTSSSNLSSRTTTSSSTARTMTDKNPGPSPTITRSWWNPRPSTKPKSGPQPSPGLKPRHSVKPKDERKPKPGEKPISGLRPKPGPKPKHVLKPRPPSPTSSSSFNQKTASRTDSTSTTTTSLIPGISFTRPSLQTTKTSTNQSSTTLGHSSATTTSPSSKITSPSFKMTSSRPGASSSNSPTPGTSTTAQYSPRATSPSARIGYLSTPRPGLKPKPGAKPIPGPRTKPGPKPKPIPSSSVPAITPRPGSTPDNSTSLSPNTTSPGSYITSSSPRISNTSHSLGSLNSTMPRHFPATTTSPTTSSSCIQTSSSSSSSTPAITTTISRSPGTSFTSLISMTTSSSTSPEMTPAQNPEHSTMTTRTWITPRPGLKPKPGAKPIPGTRPKPGPTPKPVLKPRRPSSSSSSPKTNPRTGSTSTTTTSLSPGISCTIPRLQTTKTSTSESSTRPGHSSVPTTSLSPKISSSRIPTSSSSSNSTPATTTTTSRSPRTSFTSLSSRTTSASPSHETTSAQNPEPNTVTTRPWIKPRPGLQPRPGLKPKPGTKPIPGQRHKPGQKPKHVLKPRPPSPTSSSSFNPKTTSRTGSTSTTTTSLSHGISFTRPILQTTRTSRNQSSTTLGHSSAPTTSPSSKITSPSYRTTSSSPGASSNSSPTPGTSTPARSSPRTTSPSARIGLLWTHRPGLKPKPGAKPIPGRRTKPGPKPKPVLKPTPSSPTGFSSSVPEITPRPGSTPDNSTSLSPNTTSPGSFTTSSSPGISNSSPSLGSLRSTMARHSPATTTSSRPNISSSSIPTSSSSSSSTTATTTTASRSPGTSFTSLSSRTTSTSSIPETTSAQKPEPSTMTTRPWIKPRPGMKPKPGTKPKPVTKPIPGPRLKPGPKPKPVQKPRPPSPTSSSSFNPKTASRTGSTSTTTTSLSPGISFTRLSLQIPKSSTNQSSTTLGHSSATTTSPSSKMNSPSFKTTTSGHGASSTSSPTPGTSTPARSSPRTTSPSARIGSLWTHRPGLKPKPGAKPIPGPRTKPGPIPKPVLKPTPSSPTGFSSSVPEITPRPGSTPDKSTSLSTNTTSPGSFTTSSSPRISNTSPSLASLRSTMAKHSPATTTSSRPNIFSSSIPTSSSSSSSTTATTTTASRSPGTSFPSLSSRTTSTSSNPETTSAQKPEPSTMTTRPWIKPRPGMKPKPGTKPKPVTKPIPGPRLKPGPKPKPVQKPRPPSPTSSSSFNPKTASRTGSTSTTTTSLSPGISFTRLSLQIPKSSTNQSSTTLGHSSATTTSPSSKITSPSFKTTTSGHGASSTSSPTPGTSTPARSSPRTTSPSARIRSLWTHRPGLKPKPGAKPIPGPRTKPGPKPKPVLKPTPSSPTGFSSSVPEITPRPGSTPDNSTSLSPNTTSPVSFTTSSSPRISNTSPSLASLRSTMARHSPATTTSSRPNISSSSIPTSSSSSSSTTATTTTASRSPGTSFPSLSSRTTSTSSNPEMTSAQKPEPSTMTTRPWIKPRPGMKPKPGTKPKPVTKPIPGPRLKPGLKPKPVQKPRPPSPTSSSRFNPKTASRTGSTSTTTTSLSPGISFTRLSLQITKSSTNQSSTTLGHSSATTTSPSSKINSPSFKTTTSGHGASSTSSPTPGTSTTVRSSPRITSPSTKIGSLWTHRPGQKPKPGAKPIPGPRTKPRPKPKPVQNPTPRKTGSSSSDPEITPRPGSTPDNSTCLSPNTTSPGSCTTSYSPGISNSSPSLGSLNSTTARHSPATTTSPKTSSSSIPTSSASSSSTPAITTTTSRSPGTSFPSLSSRTTSTSSSPKMTSAKNPEPSTMTTTPRIKPRPDLHPKPGQKPKPGTKPIPGHRPKPVPKSKPVLKPRPPSPTSSSSSSPKTYPRTGSTSTTTTWLSPGIRPNLHTTKKGTSRSNTTPGHSSASTNSPSSKITSTSYKTTSSSPGDSISSSSTTGTTTTTRPSTRTTSPSSRIGFRWTPRPSLKAKPGARPVLGPRPKPGPKSKPVLNPTPSSSTGSSLAVPEITSRTGSTLDTSTKLSPNTTSPASFTTNSSPGISNPSPSQGSLNSIRPRQTPATTTITNHSSRTSFTSLSSRTTSTSSSPETTSVQNPEPSTTTTRPRIKPRPGLKPKPGAKPSQSSTTLGHSSATTTNPSSTNTGPSYRTTSSSPRASSSSGPTLRNSTTARSIPRTTSSSARIGSLWTPTPSLKLKPGAKPIPGHRQKPGLKSKPVLKPTPSGSTPATTITTSRSSGTSFTSLSSRTTSTSSSPGMTYAQNLEHITMTTRPRIKPRPGLKPKAGAKPIPGPRPKPRPTPKPVLKPRPLKPTSSSSSSPNTYPRTVSTSTTTTSFSPGISFIRPSQQTTKKSLSKSSTTPGHSPVTTTSAIPKTSSSSIPTSSSSSSSTHEATTTTSRSPRTSFTSLSSRTTNTSSSPETMSVQNPETNTTTARLRIKPKPGLQSRLNLQPKPGLKSKPELKNKPGAKPIPGLRPKPGPQSKPILKPRPPSPTSLNPKTSNITPTTSLSPGITSHSWQTTRTSTSQSSTTPGPFPGTTTKITNPSYKTTSSSPGVSISSSSSGSPTPGTTTTVRPSSRTTHPSSRTRFWLTPRPGLQPKPGLRPIPGPIPGPKLTPDLKPRPPNPTSSPSSISKTTPRPGSTSDIPTSLSPKTTSPNSRTTSSSLGISFTTPSSGSLSRTTPSHSKATTTTTSSSPKITSSSIRTGSSSSRSITLSPTPATKTTTSPSSSTSFTSLSSRATSTSISPESKSAQHPEPSSTTPRFSIKPKPGLKPKPDQKHKPGRRPIPSSKPKPGSKLKPVLKPRPPSTTSFSSSGPKTTPKPGSTSTTTTSLSPGARTSSSPTPATTTTTNPIIKASSSTTNPSPSTSFTRLSSLSISASSGHATKSDHNPRPSPTITRSQWIPRLSTKPESGPQPRPGLQPRPSLKPKDDLRPETEPNPKPGPRPIPGLRPKPRPKPKSVLKPRPANPTSSSSPKITPRPDPSLTTIHSPSSKTTSSSFRSISFSSGISITSPTLRDTRTSTSLSSSTQSHSIATISSAGPTTTSPSIRNGPSSSSRSSTTLSSFSATRITTNPDPKVTSPGSRMNYSTFRLSMGTSTSGSPTPEHTTTTNTSSKITSSRIWTNSSSSSSKTISPTPATTTSISSSSRTTSISISPETKSAQKLEPSTTTTRPGLKLKPERKPKPGTKPKPDPRHIPDRTPKPGPKPKPVLKPRPAPKPWPKTTTQGPRTTSSTPSPKTSNSQRTMTDPSPQTATSPGSRTTRPNQQTTLSSSSKIISSTSRKTSTSPVTMTTTIASLKKTSSRQQFSTRPSPKTTITSPIPLANSNHSPTTSPDAPTPSPDSPTPSPIPESSTPSVRELRVKTSQVSASLNDTKDTSGGPKVSRGGHPKVRPGLNLLTEKDQVGSKTNRTENQPQSPAQISPGVTMAPRDCSDHMARGERNSRVYQVTPDPKNGTIAVFCDMESHGGGWTVIQLRQDGSVDFNRTWAEYRTGFGDLMVGEFWLGNDHIHLLTRNRVMVLRVELEDFNGMMEYAEYRLFRVAGERLRYRLSVGGYSGTAGDALQFSKSYDHNNRFFTTPDRDYDRYPSGNCGAYYSSGWWFDACMASNLNGRYYVGKYKGVRNGIYWGTWHNISTEYYPTNDRQSFKTVRMMIRPRGYAK